One stretch of Candidatus Zymogenus saltonus DNA includes these proteins:
- a CDS encoding NAD(P)H-dependent oxidoreductase subunit E, translating into MNYSEKSVDKIVKDHNGDASKVILMLQDVQSEFRYIPREAVKKLSDDLDIPEARIYHIATFYKAFSLVPRGEHEIRVCLGTACHIKGGKRIAEGFERALKVKAGETTKDKKFTLETVNCLGACALAPLVQVDEENHSKMTIEKIDKVLKQYKK; encoded by the coding sequence ATGAACTACAGCGAAAAAAGCGTTGACAAAATAGTCAAAGATCACAACGGTGATGCATCGAAGGTCATCCTTATGCTCCAGGACGTCCAATCGGAGTTCAGGTACATCCCCAGGGAGGCCGTGAAAAAGCTCTCCGACGACCTCGACATCCCGGAGGCCCGCATTTACCACATCGCCACGTTCTACAAGGCCTTCAGCCTTGTCCCCAGGGGCGAGCACGAAATCAGGGTCTGCCTTGGTACCGCGTGTCACATAAAGGGGGGCAAGAGGATTGCCGAGGGATTCGAGCGGGCCCTTAAAGTTAAGGCGGGAGAGACGACCAAGGACAAGAAGTTCACCTTAGAGACCGTAAACTGCCTAGGCGCCTGCGCCCTGGCGCCCTTGGTACAGGTGGACGAGGAAAACCACAGCAAGATGACCATAGAAAAGATAGACAAGGTTCTGAAACAATACAAGAAGTAG
- a CDS encoding restriction endonuclease, with the protein MVENFSEFKNKIATKDGDWIIKGFIDVYRNIYTVSLDTKVLSKIIEIILLPIISSFAKRNNFEIIFTEHQNHYPDITFLSNEGEKYAIDLKSTYRISNQLVNGFTLGAFTGYFRHRNSKKNIVFPYNDYSEHFVLGIVYERIEEIVNEEMTYKLEDIENILSVIRNFTFLFQEKWKIASDHPGSGNTKNIGSVKEIEILKEGKSPFVKYGKRTFDDYWMNYLTKDMARAIDSDIPYRNLNEYLKWRNFQIT; encoded by the coding sequence ATGGTTGAAAATTTTTCTGAATTTAAAAATAAAATTGCCACTAAAGATGGAGATTGGATTATTAAAGGATTTATCGATGTATATCGAAATATTTATACAGTATCATTGGATACTAAAGTTCTGTCAAAAATTATTGAAATAATACTATTACCTATTATTTCCAGTTTTGCAAAAAGAAACAATTTTGAAATAATATTTACTGAACATCAAAACCATTATCCAGATATAACATTCTTATCAAATGAAGGTGAAAAGTATGCGATTGATTTAAAGAGTACATATAGAATAAGCAATCAATTAGTGAATGGATTTACTCTTGGTGCTTTTACAGGATACTTTCGTCATAGGAATTCTAAAAAGAATATTGTTTTTCCTTATAATGATTATAGTGAACATTTTGTATTGGGGATTGTATACGAAAGAATAGAAGAAATAGTGAATGAAGAAATGACGTATAAGTTAGAAGATATAGAAAATATCTTGTCCGTAATTAGAAATTTCACTTTTCTTTTTCAAGAGAAATGGAAAATAGCGTCAGATCACCCTGGAAGTGGCAATACAAAAAACATTGGTTCGGTTAAAGAAATAGAAATTCTAAAAGAGGGGAAAAGCCCATTTGTTAAATACGGGAAAAGGACATTTGATGATTATTGGATGAACTATTTAACTAAAGATATGGCAAGGGCAATAGATTCTGATATTCCATATAGAAACTTAAATGAATATCTTAAGTGGAGGAATTTTCAAATTACATGA
- the dnaX gene encoding DNA polymerase III subunit gamma/tau has protein sequence MSYLVIARKYRPQTFDEVVGQNHVSRTLKNAIGIGRIAHAYLFSGPRGVGKTTMARIMAKALNCVEGPTPDPCNKCRMCIGINEGSVTDVYEIDGASNTGVDDIRELRENVRYLPSAGRYNIYIIDEVHMLSINAFNALLKILEEPPAHVIFIFATTEPHKIPVTILSRVQRFDFRRLGLTEIIDSLKKIAVNEGIEITEGALTIIAREAEGSMRDAQSLMDQVVGFAGKKVSEEDVRGVLGLTDRELLFRMADALMKRDAPLCLSILNEVYGQGYDINHYYREFLDLMRNILVVKVAPSYGLDELTTEELEEVRGLGEPNSVDGITLLFNVLFGIEYQMKNAGDPKTLLELTLIKMTRLSEMRSIDEILERLGSTAAPKGGGEDRREEGISYSELFPEGDHLPSVGGGEKKKEVEESTEEVGGESGDGKGDGIDDDGERVGEFISHLKVKNSLIYSHLKDKLSFKLEGDIAVITFPKGSLALSLISGAEKVKELERELSEYYKREIAVRISGVEAKGKEGESGKGPHEKVNPYRDLIDSGTVKNVFDVFDGVTVEGYDPVKK, from the coding sequence ATGTCGTACCTTGTAATAGCAAGAAAATACCGCCCCCAGACCTTTGACGAAGTAGTGGGCCAAAACCACGTTTCGAGAACCCTGAAAAACGCAATCGGAATCGGAAGGATCGCCCATGCCTATCTCTTCAGCGGACCGAGGGGCGTGGGCAAGACCACTATGGCTCGCATAATGGCAAAGGCACTGAACTGCGTGGAGGGCCCGACCCCGGATCCGTGCAACAAATGCAGGATGTGCATCGGCATAAACGAGGGGAGCGTAACCGACGTCTACGAAATCGACGGGGCGTCGAACACCGGCGTGGATGACATCAGGGAGCTCAGGGAAAACGTCCGGTATCTGCCGTCGGCGGGCAGGTACAACATATACATCATCGATGAAGTCCACATGCTCTCGATAAATGCATTCAACGCCCTCCTGAAGATATTGGAGGAGCCTCCCGCTCACGTCATTTTTATCTTTGCGACTACCGAGCCGCACAAGATACCCGTGACGATACTATCCCGCGTCCAGAGATTCGACTTCAGGCGCCTGGGCCTCACAGAGATCATCGACTCCCTGAAAAAGATCGCGGTAAATGAAGGAATAGAGATCACGGAGGGAGCCCTCACGATAATCGCAAGAGAAGCAGAAGGGAGCATGAGGGACGCCCAGAGCCTCATGGATCAGGTGGTCGGTTTTGCTGGGAAAAAGGTCTCCGAGGAAGACGTCAGGGGGGTCCTGGGGCTGACCGATCGCGAGCTTCTCTTCAGGATGGCGGACGCACTGATGAAAAGGGACGCGCCCCTTTGCCTGTCGATACTGAACGAGGTATACGGCCAGGGATACGACATCAACCACTATTACAGGGAGTTCCTCGATCTGATGAGAAACATCCTGGTGGTGAAGGTCGCCCCCAGCTACGGGCTGGATGAGCTGACCACAGAAGAGCTTGAGGAGGTGAGGGGCCTAGGGGAGCCGAACAGCGTTGACGGGATAACCCTCCTTTTCAACGTGCTGTTCGGCATAGAGTATCAGATGAAGAACGCCGGCGACCCGAAGACGCTCTTGGAGCTGACGCTGATAAAGATGACACGGCTCTCCGAGATGAGGTCTATCGATGAAATTTTGGAGAGGCTCGGCAGCACCGCTGCGCCAAAGGGAGGCGGGGAGGATAGGAGGGAAGAGGGGATATCCTATTCCGAACTCTTTCCCGAGGGCGACCACCTGCCTTCTGTCGGCGGTGGCGAAAAAAAAAAGGAAGTTGAGGAATCCACAGAAGAAGTAGGGGGGGAGAGCGGTGATGGAAAAGGGGACGGTATTGATGATGATGGTGAGAGGGTGGGGGAGTTTATATCTCATTTGAAGGTCAAAAACTCCCTCATCTATTCTCATTTAAAGGATAAGCTCTCCTTTAAGTTGGAGGGGGATATAGCTGTCATAACGTTTCCCAAAGGGAGCCTTGCCCTGAGCCTAATCTCCGGGGCGGAGAAGGTGAAGGAGCTCGAGAGGGAGTTATCTGAATATTACAAGAGGGAGATAGCGGTTCGGATTTCGGGCGTGGAGGCGAAAGGTAAAGAGGGGGAATCCGGTAAAGGGCCCCATGAAAAGGTAAATCCCTATCGGGATTTGATCGATTCCGGGACCGTGAAAAATGTATTCGATGTTTTTGACGGCGTGACGGTTGAGGGGTATGACCCGGTTAAGAAATGA
- the porA gene encoding pyruvate ferredoxin oxidoreductase, translating into MTNRIGMEVSLMVSEAVKLANVDVIAAYPITPQTHIVEHLSELVADGELDAEYICVESEHSAMSACAGSSAAGARTYTATASQGLQLMSEILYAVAPMRLPVVMTVANRTVSAPLTIWNDHSDIMANRDCGWIMIFVENGQEDFDQTICAFRIAEDRRVLLPVIVNMDGFILSHVIEPFEPVDQKTVDSFLPPFDPIYTMHPDRPVTMGAFTMPEIFTETKMAHDVALRESEAVIKEVWEEWGKLTGRHYTAVEEYMTDDAATVFVTIGSFSELGMEVVDAMRQKGVKVGLVKIRLFRPFPTEDILSALTKFKNVLVIERFLALGGVCGPLAEQIKAAMYKLKDTPNIVDFVCGLSGRDVPPEEFFGMYETAINAIKDGTVKEFYLWGVRE; encoded by the coding sequence ATGACTAATAGGATAGGGATGGAGGTCTCCCTGATGGTCTCGGAGGCGGTCAAGCTCGCCAACGTCGACGTGATCGCCGCATATCCCATAACTCCCCAGACCCACATAGTCGAGCACCTGTCCGAGCTCGTCGCCGACGGGGAGTTAGACGCCGAGTATATCTGTGTGGAGAGCGAGCACTCCGCCATGAGCGCCTGCGCGGGGAGCTCCGCCGCCGGCGCGAGGACATACACCGCCACCGCCTCCCAGGGACTTCAGCTAATGAGCGAGATCCTTTACGCCGTAGCGCCGATGAGGCTTCCGGTGGTGATGACGGTGGCCAACAGGACTGTCTCGGCGCCGCTGACCATCTGGAACGACCATAGCGACATCATGGCGAACAGGGACTGCGGCTGGATAATGATATTCGTGGAGAACGGCCAGGAGGACTTCGACCAGACCATCTGCGCATTCAGGATAGCCGAGGACAGAAGGGTGCTTTTGCCTGTTATTGTCAACATGGACGGCTTTATCTTGAGCCACGTCATCGAGCCTTTCGAGCCGGTCGATCAAAAGACCGTAGATAGTTTTCTCCCGCCGTTTGACCCGATCTACACTATGCATCCGGACAGGCCCGTTACGATGGGAGCCTTTACGATGCCGGAGATATTCACCGAAACGAAGATGGCCCACGACGTTGCGTTGAGGGAGTCTGAGGCGGTGATCAAGGAGGTATGGGAGGAGTGGGGAAAACTGACCGGCAGGCACTACACGGCCGTCGAGGAGTATATGACCGACGACGCCGCCACGGTCTTCGTAACGATAGGAAGCTTCTCCGAGCTGGGGATGGAGGTTGTGGATGCGATGCGGCAAAAGGGGGTAAAGGTGGGTCTTGTGAAGATCAGACTCTTCAGGCCCTTCCCCACGGAAGATATTCTGTCCGCACTTACCAAGTTTAAAAACGTCCTCGTCATAGAGAGATTTCTCGCCCTGGGAGGTGTCTGCGGGCCTCTGGCGGAGCAGATAAAGGCCGCTATGTATAAATTAAAGGATACGCCGAACATCGTGGATTTTGTCTGCGGCCTCTCCGGGAGGGACGTCCCGCCCGAGGAGTTTTTTGGTATGTACGAGACGGCGATAAACGCAATAAAGGATGGAACCGTGAAGGAATTCTACTTATGGGGGGTGAGGGAATGA
- a CDS encoding 4Fe-4S binding protein, translated as MRLETPNKLEELRKSILEKQDPNKQKILVCGGTGCISNGSLEVAKAFEAELKSQKLKAEVEVKITGCHGFCERGPLVVFLPQSIFYERVDLKGVPDILKETLISGVPHDKYLYRMTKKDDPITKEEDIPFYKNQLRWVLRHNGKIDPTSIDEYIAQGGYSALAKALNGLSPERIVDEIDKAGLRGRGGGGFSTARKWRSVKDADGGPDNIRYVICNGDEGDPGAFMDRSLMEGDPHSVIEGMIIGAYAIGSNKGYIYVRMEYPLAVKHLDLAIKSARDYGLLGENILGSGFSFDIEINRGGGAFVCGESSALMASIMGRAGEPRAKYVHSSEKGLNDLPTNLNNVETWANVPLIINRGADWFAAVGTEKSKGTKVFSLVGSVNNVGLVEVPMGLSLREIIYGIGGGIPGGKKFKAVQTGGPSGGCIPEAHLDAPVDFDELTKLGSMMGSGGMIVMDEKTCMVDVAKYFINFLVDESCGKCTPCREGLRQLLIVLTRITEGKGKEGDIELLKDIGDCMTWGSLCALGGSASNPVISTIKYFRDEYEAHIKEKRCPAGVCQDLITFSIIEGDCIGCGRCLKVCPSSAITGENKKPHVIDEKLCIRCRACYEVCPVDAVMIE; from the coding sequence ATGAGGCTTGAAACCCCAAACAAACTCGAGGAGCTCAGAAAGTCCATCCTCGAAAAACAGGATCCTAACAAACAGAAGATACTCGTGTGCGGCGGAACGGGGTGTATATCCAACGGGAGCCTCGAGGTCGCAAAGGCCTTCGAGGCGGAGCTCAAGAGCCAGAAGCTGAAGGCGGAAGTCGAGGTAAAGATTACCGGATGCCACGGATTTTGTGAGCGGGGGCCGCTGGTGGTCTTTCTCCCCCAGAGTATATTCTACGAGAGGGTGGATCTAAAGGGTGTCCCCGATATTTTGAAGGAGACGCTAATCTCCGGGGTGCCCCACGACAAATACCTCTACAGGATGACCAAGAAGGACGATCCGATAACCAAGGAAGAGGACATCCCCTTCTACAAGAATCAGCTTCGCTGGGTTTTGAGGCATAACGGCAAGATCGATCCCACGAGCATCGATGAATATATCGCCCAGGGGGGCTACAGCGCCCTCGCAAAGGCGCTGAACGGGCTTTCCCCAGAGCGGATAGTCGACGAGATAGACAAGGCCGGGCTTCGCGGCCGGGGGGGCGGGGGATTCTCCACGGCGAGGAAGTGGCGCTCCGTAAAGGACGCTGACGGCGGGCCGGATAACATCAGATACGTGATCTGCAACGGAGACGAGGGAGACCCGGGGGCGTTCATGGACAGGTCCCTCATGGAGGGTGACCCCCACAGCGTCATAGAGGGGATGATAATCGGGGCTTATGCCATCGGGTCGAATAAGGGTTATATCTACGTCAGGATGGAGTATCCGCTGGCGGTAAAGCACCTCGATCTGGCGATCAAGTCGGCCCGGGACTACGGGTTATTGGGGGAGAACATCCTCGGCTCTGGATTCTCGTTTGATATCGAGATAAACAGGGGCGGCGGCGCCTTTGTCTGCGGCGAGTCTTCGGCGTTGATGGCCTCCATCATGGGAAGGGCCGGAGAACCGAGGGCGAAATATGTCCACTCTTCCGAGAAGGGCCTGAACGACCTGCCCACCAATCTCAACAACGTGGAGACATGGGCCAACGTACCCCTCATTATAAACCGCGGGGCGGACTGGTTCGCGGCCGTAGGCACCGAAAAAAGCAAGGGGACGAAGGTCTTCTCCCTCGTAGGGAGTGTAAACAACGTGGGCCTGGTCGAGGTCCCTATGGGTCTAAGCCTGAGGGAGATAATCTACGGCATCGGGGGTGGAATCCCGGGAGGTAAAAAGTTCAAGGCGGTGCAGACCGGGGGGCCGTCCGGCGGGTGTATCCCGGAGGCGCATCTCGACGCGCCCGTGGACTTCGATGAGCTTACAAAGCTCGGCTCCATGATGGGCTCGGGCGGCATGATTGTAATGGACGAGAAAACCTGCATGGTGGACGTGGCGAAGTATTTCATCAACTTCCTCGTCGACGAGTCGTGCGGCAAATGCACGCCCTGCAGGGAGGGGCTGAGACAGCTCCTTATCGTGCTGACCCGGATTACGGAGGGCAAGGGCAAGGAGGGGGATATCGAGCTTCTTAAAGATATCGGCGACTGTATGACCTGGGGATCCCTCTGCGCCCTGGGGGGAAGCGCCTCGAATCCGGTTATCTCCACCATCAAGTACTTCAGGGATGAATACGAGGCCCATATAAAGGAGAAGAGGTGCCCGGCGGGCGTGTGCCAGGACCTCATAACTTTTTCAATAATCGAGGGCGACTGTATCGGGTGCGGAAGGTGCCTGAAGGTGTGCCCATCCTCCGCAATAACGGGAGAAAACAAGAAGCCGCACGTGATCGATGAGAAATTGTGTATTCGCTGCAGGGCCTGCTACGAGGTATGCCCGGTCGATGCCGTAATGATAGAATAG
- the recR gene encoding recombination protein RecR, which produces MDDPIRNLIEEFKRLPGVGEKTAQRYAYFIVSLVDRDARKMAGAIVDVKEKIKVCSICYNFSNTDPCIICSDKRRENGQICVVEDPRDMMAIEKSVVFKGRYHILHGAISPIMGIGPDELRIEELRRRVKGGEATEVIIATNPTKEGEATAHFIQERLKDLPVMITRIARGVPVGGDLEYFDPQTLSEAISNRKRF; this is translated from the coding sequence ATGGATGATCCGATAAGAAACCTCATTGAAGAGTTCAAGAGATTGCCGGGCGTTGGAGAAAAGACCGCCCAGCGTTACGCCTATTTCATCGTCTCCTTGGTCGACAGGGACGCCAGAAAGATGGCGGGCGCGATTGTTGATGTAAAGGAGAAGATCAAGGTTTGCTCGATTTGCTACAATTTCTCGAACACCGACCCGTGCATCATATGTTCCGACAAAAGGAGGGAAAACGGCCAGATCTGCGTTGTGGAAGACCCGAGAGACATGATGGCGATAGAGAAGAGCGTGGTCTTCAAGGGGAGGTACCACATCCTTCACGGGGCGATCTCCCCGATAATGGGGATAGGCCCCGATGAGCTGCGGATCGAGGAGTTGAGGAGGCGGGTCAAAGGAGGGGAGGCCACCGAGGTGATCATCGCCACGAATCCGACCAAGGAGGGGGAGGCCACGGCCCATTTCATTCAGGAGAGGCTTAAGGATCTGCCGGTTATGATTACAAGGATAGCCAGGGGTGTGCCTGTCGGGGGGGACCTGGAGTATTTTGATCCGCAGACACTCTCCGAGGCAATATCAAACAGAAAGAGATTTTAG
- a CDS encoding YbaB/EbfC family nucleoid-associated protein, translating into MSRQGGGGFGDIMKQAQKMQQDMMRIQEEMASKTIEASSGGGMVTVVVNGRQELLSITIEKDIVDPADVEMLQDLVLAAVNEGLLKSQEMVKEEMLKITGGINIPGLNL; encoded by the coding sequence ATGTCACGACAGGGCGGCGGCGGGTTTGGCGATATAATGAAGCAGGCCCAGAAGATGCAACAGGACATGATGCGTATCCAGGAGGAGATGGCATCGAAGACCATTGAGGCGAGCTCCGGGGGCGGTATGGTAACAGTGGTTGTGAACGGCCGCCAGGAGCTTCTGTCCATTACCATAGAAAAAGATATCGTAGATCCTGCGGACGTTGAGATGCTGCAGGACCTGGTGCTTGCGGCGGTAAACGAGGGGCTCTTGAAATCTCAGGAGATGGTGAAAGAGGAGATGCTCAAGATAACGGGCGGGATAAATATCCCAGGCCTTAATCTGTAA
- a CDS encoding 4Fe-4S binding protein yields MAKPMDQYTWKDLTVGNVVDEPGNSIEYHTGDWKSQRPQWNQEKCIRCGVCWNFCPDNAIEKRAGEFIVTAKDGRKIKYDHYFVADLEYCKGCGICAHECITGCIEMIEEVD; encoded by the coding sequence TTGGCAAAGCCGATGGATCAATACACCTGGAAGGACTTGACGGTTGGCAACGTCGTGGACGAGCCGGGAAACTCAATCGAGTACCACACGGGGGACTGGAAGTCCCAGAGGCCCCAGTGGAACCAGGAAAAATGTATAAGATGCGGCGTGTGCTGGAACTTCTGTCCGGACAACGCCATAGAGAAGAGGGCGGGGGAGTTTATCGTTACCGCCAAGGACGGCAGAAAAATCAAGTACGATCACTACTTCGTCGCCGACCTCGAGTACTGCAAGGGATGCGGCATATGCGCCCACGAGTGCATTACGGGCTGCATTGAGATGATCGAGGAGGTGGATTAG
- a CDS encoding pyruvate synthase subunit beta produces MIDRYRVYAPNLTNQKENFAEGHRACQGCAEALAVRHVLKALGDDIVIANATGCMEIVSSPLPLTSWNVPWIHVAFENAAAVASGMNAGLKALMRKGRIPKKRIISVGMAGDGGTSDIGLQALSGALERQHKDFMYVCFDNEAYMNTGIQRSSSTPFGAATTTSPSGSKSIGQATWKKNMSRIAAAHNIPYVATACSSYPFDLQEKVKKAVALGGPSYIHVLSVCPTGWRIPSHLAIKYGRLAVATGVFPLYEVVHGKYRMTAHIDEKSEKRRPVVDYMKGQGRYRHLSEEHIEEIQKRVDKEYEELVKLTEL; encoded by the coding sequence ATGATTGACAGATACAGAGTTTACGCCCCGAATCTGACTAACCAGAAGGAGAATTTCGCCGAGGGACACAGGGCATGCCAGGGGTGTGCCGAGGCGCTGGCGGTGAGACACGTGCTTAAGGCGCTGGGGGACGACATCGTAATCGCAAACGCGACCGGCTGTATGGAGATCGTCTCATCGCCGCTGCCCCTTACATCGTGGAATGTCCCCTGGATTCACGTCGCCTTCGAGAACGCCGCGGCTGTGGCGTCCGGCATGAACGCGGGGTTGAAGGCGCTGATGAGAAAGGGGAGGATTCCAAAAAAGAGGATAATCTCGGTGGGAATGGCGGGAGACGGCGGCACCTCCGACATCGGGCTCCAGGCCCTCTCCGGGGCGCTGGAGCGCCAGCACAAAGACTTCATGTACGTCTGCTTCGACAACGAGGCCTATATGAACACGGGGATTCAGCGCTCCAGCTCGACACCCTTCGGGGCCGCGACGACCACGTCCCCGTCCGGGAGCAAGTCGATCGGGCAGGCCACCTGGAAGAAGAACATGTCGAGGATCGCGGCGGCGCACAATATTCCGTACGTGGCCACAGCCTGCTCGAGCTACCCCTTCGATCTTCAGGAGAAGGTCAAGAAGGCGGTCGCCCTGGGAGGCCCCTCCTATATCCACGTCCTGTCGGTCTGCCCCACGGGCTGGAGGATCCCGTCCCACCTCGCCATAAAGTACGGGAGACTCGCCGTCGCGACGGGGGTTTTTCCCCTATACGAGGTGGTGCACGGCAAGTACAGGATGACCGCCCATATTGATGAAAAGAGTGAGAAGAGGAGGCCGGTGGTCGACTACATGAAGGGGCAGGGGAGATACCGGCATCTCAGCGAGGAGCATATCGAGGAGATCCAAAAAAGGGTGGACAAGGAATACGAAGAACTCGTTAAATTAACCGAGCTTTAG
- a CDS encoding 2-oxoacid:acceptor oxidoreductase family protein, protein MIEIIFHGRGGQGAVTSAEMVAHAAISEGKYAQAFPNFGPERRGAPVMAFARVDDKPIRLRSKIYKPDVAVVLDPSLLEIIDPTAGLKDDGLVIINTHKSIGEIKKQFGYTKRVAVVNASAIAREVLNLPITNTTMLGAMVATTDIVDEESMIGPLKERFGRIAEKNIKVFRRAIEETKVEV, encoded by the coding sequence GTGATTGAGATAATTTTTCACGGAAGGGGGGGGCAGGGGGCCGTCACCTCCGCCGAGATGGTCGCCCACGCCGCCATCTCGGAGGGCAAGTACGCCCAGGCCTTCCCGAACTTCGGCCCCGAGAGGAGGGGCGCCCCGGTCATGGCGTTCGCCCGGGTGGACGACAAGCCTATAAGGCTGAGGTCGAAGATATACAAACCGGACGTGGCGGTGGTTCTCGACCCGTCGCTCTTGGAGATAATCGACCCGACGGCGGGCCTGAAGGACGACGGATTGGTGATAATAAACACACATAAAAGCATAGGGGAGATAAAAAAACAGTTCGGCTACACAAAGAGGGTGGCCGTTGTCAACGCATCAGCCATCGCAAGGGAGGTATTGAATCTCCCCATAACCAACACCACCATGCTCGGGGCGATGGTCGCCACGACGGATATCGTCGATGAGGAGTCGATGATAGGGCCTCTCAAAGAGCGCTTCGGCAGGATCGCCGAAAAGAACATAAAGGTTTTTAGACGGGCTATAGAAGAAACCAAAGTGGAGGTCTAA
- a CDS encoding nucleoside deaminase, translating into MLTFKRECKGNPVSRVSDHEYFMGIALDEAREALKSGEVPVGAVVVYNGAVVGRGRNSVMCISWADGGGGEGVDMRGGDPTAHAEIVAIRDAVSRIGGKNNYRLEGAELYVTIEPCIMCAGAIIQARLKKLIYGAPDIKAGAVDSLYKILGDERLNHRVEVTGGILEEEARRLIQDFFKERR; encoded by the coding sequence ATGTTGACCTTTAAGAGGGAGTGTAAGGGGAATCCCGTAAGCAGAGTGTCGGATCACGAGTATTTTATGGGGATCGCCCTCGATGAGGCAAGGGAAGCCCTGAAAAGCGGTGAGGTCCCGGTTGGAGCCGTGGTGGTTTATAACGGCGCCGTTGTCGGGAGGGGGAGAAACAGCGTGATGTGCATAAGTTGGGCTGATGGGGGGGGAGGGGAGGGGGTGGATATGAGGGGCGGCGACCCAACCGCCCACGCGGAGATAGTGGCGATTAGGGATGCCGTTTCGAGGATCGGCGGAAAAAACAATTACCGACTTGAGGGCGCGGAACTGTATGTGACAATCGAGCCCTGCATCATGTGCGCCGGGGCGATTATTCAGGCGAGGCTGAAAAAACTGATATACGGGGCGCCTGACATCAAGGCCGGGGCGGTGGATTCCCTCTATAAGATATTGGGGGACGAAAGACTAAACCATCGGGTCGAAGTGACGGGGGGAATTCTGGAGGAAGAGGCGCGGAGACTGATACAGGATTTTTTTAAAGAGAGGCGGTAG
- a CDS encoding DNA adenine methylase — MATQQPLFEDAFVRFPSTRYQGSKAKIVEWIIENIREFEFSNCLDAFGGTGVVGYHLKKEGKCVTYNDLLKFNYYFGLSLIENNETILEKNEIDFILSYHPQRKYPTFVQDNFSDIYFNDEENVWIDKIIANLKEFEDPYKFATGFFALCQACIIKRPYNLFHRKNLYIRNSEVERSFGNKTTWDKPFDFWFVNFVNEANKAVFDNGKNNKSLNLNILEVPTDFDLVYIDTPYISKRGVAVDYYGFYHFLEGLTIYDSWGKNIDYKSKHRRLKMRPNEWTNRKEIYSAFDNLFYRFKDSILVVSYRSDGIPSENELETIMKKYKRNVRIERFGNYKYVLSKNEKSQEILLIGF, encoded by the coding sequence ATGGCTACTCAACAACCTCTTTTTGAAGACGCATTTGTAAGGTTTCCATCAACACGTTATCAAGGGAGTAAAGCGAAAATCGTTGAATGGATAATTGAAAATATTAGAGAATTTGAGTTTTCTAATTGTCTTGATGCGTTTGGAGGTACTGGTGTAGTTGGATACCATTTAAAGAAGGAAGGAAAATGTGTAACATATAATGATTTGCTGAAATTTAACTATTATTTTGGTTTATCGCTAATAGAGAATAACGAAACTATTTTAGAAAAAAATGAAATAGATTTTATTCTTTCTTATCATCCGCAAAGAAAATATCCTACTTTTGTGCAAGACAACTTCTCTGATATATATTTCAATGACGAAGAAAATGTGTGGATAGATAAAATAATTGCCAATCTAAAAGAATTTGAAGATCCTTATAAATTTGCAACCGGTTTTTTTGCATTATGCCAAGCTTGTATTATAAAAAGACCATATAATCTGTTTCATAGAAAAAATCTTTATATACGTAATTCAGAAGTTGAGAGATCTTTCGGCAATAAAACAACATGGGATAAGCCTTTTGATTTCTGGTTTGTCAATTTTGTAAATGAAGCCAACAAAGCAGTTTTTGACAATGGAAAGAATAATAAATCATTAAATCTTAATATATTAGAAGTCCCGACAGATTTCGATCTTGTATATATAGATACACCTTATATATCAAAACGTGGTGTCGCGGTAGATTATTATGGATTCTATCATTTTTTAGAGGGTCTTACGATATATGATAGTTGGGGGAAGAACATTGATTATAAATCAAAACATAGACGTTTAAAAATGAGGCCAAATGAATGGACTAATCGAAAAGAAATATATAGTGCTTTTGATAATTTATTTTATAGGTTTAAGGATAGCATTTTAGTGGTTTCTTATAGAAGTGACGGTATACCTTCAGAGAATGAATTAGAAACTATTATGAAGAAATATAAAAGAAATGTAAGAATAGAACGCTTTGGTAATTATAAATATGTCTTGTCAAAAAATGAAAAATCACAAGAGATTTTATTAATTGGTTTTTAA